GAACACACCATCCGAGTCGGCCTGCTCGCGCCTTACGACACGGCCCACACCATGGAAACTCTCCTCCGTGATCGGCTCGGCGAGCGGGTCTACATGCACAACATCGAGGTGCCCCAGCAGTTCAACGTCGTGGAGATCTTCGACCCAAGCGTGAACAAGTGGGAAGGCATCCGTACCGTCGCGGCCCGCCATGACATCCGCGCCGAGAAGATCATCGCCGTCGGCGACGACCGCAACGACATCCACATGATCGAGGGTGCCGGCCTCGGGGTGGCGATGGGAAACGCGAAAGATGAAATCAAGGCGATTGCTGATAGGGTGATCGGTACTAACGGGGAAGATGGCCTCGCGGCTTTCATCCACGAGATCGTCGAGCAACACCTGCTCACTAGGTGAGTGCTCATCATGCAGCGCAACCGAAGCGGCGTCTGAAGGACTCGCCGCGGATGCACAGGACGGACCGGCGGCCAAGGAGCCCACCGTCAACCGCTCGGCAAGGAAGCGGCAGAAGGACTTGCAACACGCCCCATCGCCGGGCCCGGCGATGGGGATTTTTCGTAATCGCGGCCAACTGCTAAGGTTTGTCGAATGGGCGAAGAAACACTTAGAGATGATTGGTGCATCGTCGCTGTCGCAGATGGTGTCGACCAGAATCTTCCCGGTATCTACATGTGGGAGGTTCCCCGTCTAGGCACATACATTGGCAAGTACACCCGCTCAACGCGACCGCTAAATGACTACCGGCGAAACCTTCGCCATCTGTTGAGCGGTCGCGCTTATCGCGTTGGTCAGCTTGATCGAAACTACCGGCCTATACACCGTGCACTTGGAGCAGCGTACCGGGCAGGACTGCAGTCAAGACTCACCTTTTTGGAGAACGTGTCCGACAAAGTAGAACGCGATCTACGCGAGGATGAGCTTATTGCAGAGCGCGGAAACCTAAACGGAACGGTCGACACATCTCATTGGAGTGCACTTCTCAAATCTTCGGAGGAGTAGATTCCCACCAATTCACGCACCTCGCCATCGACATACACCGCCGTGAACGGGATGCTTCGGCTCGGGTTGAGTTCAACGAGGCTCGGCCAGCCGGCGGCACCGGACGTGGTCAGATCGGCCTTGATCAGCGTCAATCCGAACTCATCACGCCAGGCGTCGAGTTGTTCCTGATTGCCGAAGACGCGGCGTTCGACGACCTGGCAGTTCGCGCACCAGTCGGCGGTGTACTTCACCAGCACCGGATCCCCGGTGCCGAGCGCGTCCCCCAACGCTTCATCGGAGAACTCCACCCAGCCGACCGGCGGGTTGGCAAACTGCCGGGCAAACACGAACGTCGGCACCAGCAGCACCGCGACCACGCCGGCGACGGCATAAAGCGACGGCTTACGCCAGCCGACGAGCATGCCGCCGCGGACGACGAGGAAGATCAACCCGGCGGCGAGCAGGCCGAAGATGACATACCACCACGCGTCACCGCCGATCGGATCGGGCAGCAACGGCCTGGCAAAGAACGCCGCAGTCGCCAGCAATAGGAACGCCATCGCCTGCTTGACTGCCTCGGGCCAACCGCCGGTGCGGGGGAACTTGCGGGCGATCTCCGGGAAACAACTCAGCACGACGTACGGCGCGGACATGCCGACACCGACCATCACCAACAACAACACCCCAAGCCATGCCGGCTGGGTGATCGCCCACGCCAACGCGCCCGCGAACAGCCCGAACGTGCAGGGCGTCGAAAGCACGGCGGTGAACGCGCCCCATGCGACGTTGCCACCGTAGGTGTCGTGCTTCGGCGAGAACGCGTACACCGACTTCGGCAGGGACGTCGCGAAGAGGCCGAATGTCCCCACCGCGGCGATAACGAGCAGCGTCACGATCGGCCAAACGAACCACGGCTTGGAGAAGATTTCGCCCCACGAACCGATCGCTCCGAAGACCAGCAGCAGCAAGCCCAGCGCCGCGAACACCGCGATCATGCCGACCGCGAAGAACAGGGAGAGCGTGACGCACTTGGCCCGATCATGCTTGGCCGCTTCGAAGAAGCCCATAATCTTGAGCGGCAACACCGGCAACACGCACGGCACCACGTTGAACATGATTCCCGCCACGAACGCCAGCCCGAACCAGACAAGCGTCGAGCGATCCGCCGAGGCCTCGTTCGGCTTCGATTCGTCCGGCTTCGCCGGTGCCGGTACCAGCGACGCCCAGACGGTCGGGTCAAAGTTCGCGAATAGTTCCGTGTTGGCCGGCGCGACCGAAGCACCGACTTCCGGCGCAAGCGTGAACGTTTCGAGCGTCGGCGGGTAGCAAAGCCCGGCCTTGTTGCAGATTTGGTATCGCACGCCCACCGACCACTCGACCGGCGACGCAACTGGTTCCGCAACCTGCACCGGCACGTAGAGAATGAACCGCCCGTCGTAAATGTCCGCGGTGCCGACGTTGGGAATGTCCTTGGCCGTCGGCTGCGGCTTGATCGTCTCGTAGACGATAGCGGTGTCGCCGGTCTCGACGGTAACCTCAAGCGGGATCAGGCCGAGGTCGCGGTTGGTGGCGGTGTCGGCTTGAGCGTAGTGGTCGGCGGGCACGTCGATGACGACGGCGATGACGGTCTGCTGGCCGGGTTGGATGGCTGTGGTGTTGAGCGCGACGTCGATCGTGGGCCGGGCCTCGGGCGGCGGAGCCGGCTGGGCGAAGGCGACTGCCGAAACCCAGAGCACCGCGATCGTCGCGAGCCAGGAACTTTTTGCGAACCGCATGAACAAACATATGCCTGCGGGCCGCAATCGTTACGATCCGGTGATGCTTCGGCTCAGTAAACGGACGGAACACGGCCTGCGGGCCGCGGTGCAACTGGCTCGGCTCGCGTCGGACACCTACGTCCAATCCCGTGACCTCGCCGCCGCCGAGGACCTGCCCACGAAGTTCCTCGAGTCGATTCTGCTGCTGTTGCGCCGTGGCGGCGTGCTCGAGTCCAAGGTCGGCTCGGGCGGCGGGTACAAGCTCACCCGTCCCGCCAACGACATCCGTGTCGGCGAACTCATTCGATTGCTGGAAAACCAGGAAGACGCCGCCCCCGCGAACGCCCCGACGTCGGTCGGCGGCCGGGCCGTCGCCCTGCTGCACCAAAAGCTCGACGACGCCGCCGGCGACGCCCTCGACGCCATGACCCTCGCCGACCTCGTTCAGGAAGCCAGCGTTACCGGCGAAGCCATGTGGTTCATCTGACGACCCTCCATTTCCAAGGTTGTCGATGAGTGGCATGAGTTTTACGGTGTACGCAACATGCCAAAAATCGAACATAAACCGCTCCCGTACGCTTACGACGCTCTCGAACCCCACATCGACGCCCGAACGATGGAGATCCATCACGGCAAGCACTACAAGGCATACGTCGACAAGTACAACGACGCCGTCGCGAAGCACGGCTTGGAAGACAAAGCCCTGCACGAGTTGCTTCCCAACGACCTCGCGGCCGTCCCCGACGACATCAAGACCGCCGTCCGCAACAACGGCGGCGGTGCCCACAACCACGCCCTGTTCTGGGAAATCATGGGGCCCGACGGCGGCGGCGAACCCAAGGGTGAACTCGCCAGCGCCATCGACAAGACTTTCGGTTCGTTCGACGCGTTCAAGAGCAAGTTCAACGACGCCGCCGCGACCCGCTTCGGCTCCGGCTGGGCGTGGCTCATCAAGAAAGGGGCCGACCTCGAAGTCATCAGCACGCCCAACCAGGATTCGCCGCTGATGATGAACGCCTTCCCCGTCATGGGCCTCGACGTCTGGGAGCACGCCTATTACCTCAACTACCAGAACAAGCGGCCTGACTACATCAACGCGTTCTGGAACGTGGTCAACTGGGAGGCCGTCGGCGCTCGGTACGACCGCGCGGAGTAAGGCTTCCAATCCGTTTTGAACCCGCCAACGTCGGCGTAGAATCGGGCATGGGCCTGACCTACGCCGACGTTGAAATTCGCGACCTTGACCAAAAACACCCGGCATTCTCCGGACGATTTCTGGTCGACACCGGTGCTGTTGAATGCGTCGTGAACGCGGATGACTTGCGCGACGCCGGGGTGATGCCTGAAGGACGCAAGCAGTACGAGCTTGCCGACGGATCGTTACGGGAGATGGACTACGGTTTTGCTCGGATCAAGGTGCGCGGCGCGGAGACCGTTTCCGAAGTCGTCTTCGCCCCCGCGAAGAGCGAGCCCATTCTCGGGGTCGTGGTGATGGAGTTGCTGGGGTTGGTCGTTGACCCTCGAACCAACACGCTCAAGAAACTCGCGGCAGTGTCGTTGAAGTAGCCGTGTGTCTACCGTCTGCCCTGCATGAGCGGGCCGCCTGATCCCATTTCCGATGACGCCCGGCTCGCGGAATGGTGGGCCGACCATGCGTCGGAGATGCGTGCGTTCGCGGCCCGGCGTATCGGTGAGCAGGCGGAAGACGTGGTTCAGGACGTTTTCGTTGCGGCGGCTAACGAACTCCAGAAGAACGGCGCGCCTGACCATGCACGGGGCTTTCTCTTCACGATCCTGCGCCGGCGGGTGGTGGATCACCTGCGTTCGGTCGGTCGGGCACGGGATCACGAGGCAAAAATCGCCGATGCCCTGAAAGAACCGACGCCTTTCCGCGACGGCATCTGGGCGGGGCCGGTGATGCCATGGCGGGCGGATCCGGCCCAGGTGGCAGAATCGACCGAGTTCTGGGCCGCGCTTCAGTCGGCCGTCGACGGACTTCCCGAACCGATGCGTCAGGTTTTCGTGTTTCGGGAGTTCGACAAGTTACCGACCGCCGAAGTGTGCGACCTCCTCGGCATCACTCAGGGCAACCTATGGACGTTGCTGCACCGCGCCCGGCTTCGGCTTCGCGAGCAGCTTGGCACTTTTTTCACCGATACCCAGTAAGCTCACCGACTTTCTCATGCGTCGAACCCTGCGTGGCATCTACCTCATCCTGACCCTTCGCTGCGAGGAAGCGGAACTGATCCGCTTGCGCGCTCGGGACGGGGAAGCGGGCCGACTGGAGAAAATCGCCGACTGGCTGCACCGCGCGATCTGCAAGCCTTGCCGCCACGCGGCGGTCCAGGACGCGAAGTTCGACGCCACGCTCGAACGTGCCCAGGAAAATTCTGGCGATCAAGATGTTTTCCTGTGAGATTGTTCGAACCTCCCCGACGTCCCGTCGTAGCCCGCTCGTTGTGAGCGGGTCCAAACGATGGACCCAGATCGGGAGAGACCATGATCCGCAGTTCCGCAATCGCCGCAGCCGCCGTTCTAGCGACCGCAAGCCTGGCCGCCGCACAAGATGTCACCGTTACCATTGAAAACCTACAGGGAGCCGGCGGGCTTCCGCTGACGCCGACATTCGTGGGGCTGCATGATGGCAGCTTCGACTTGTTCGACCCCGGCTCGGCCGTCTCGGTCGGCCTCGAAGAAGTGGCGGAGCTCGGCTCGACCGCCACACTCGCCGGGGAACTGCCCGCCGGTGCCGTTACCGGCGACATCACTTTCGGCGCGCCTCCGACCATCGACCCGGGCGAGACCGGCTCGATCACCCTCGACTCCGCCGGCAACCGGTTCCTCAACTTCGCCGCCATGGTGGTGCCGTCCAACGACCTGTTCGTCGGTAATCCCACGCCCATCGAAATCTTCGACGACATGGGCAACTTCAACGGCCCGATCACCATCACGCTCTTTGGCAGTCAGGTGTGGGACGCGGGCACGGAAGTGAACGACTTCAGCAACGGCCCCGCCTTCGTCGCCGGCGTCGATGCGACGCTCGGTGCCGAGCAGAACGGCGTTGCATCGCTCCTGTTTGATGATCCCGCCGCATCTGCCTACCTAGCGAGCATCATCGGCGCCGACACCCCCGTCGGCGAAATCGCCCAGACCTTCGACTCCAGCACGGCCCTGTACCGCGTCACGATCGTTCCCGAGCCGGGCAGCATCGCCGGTCTCGCACTCGGCGGCCTGTTCCTACGTCGCCGGCGCTGATTCTTCGTTCCCCCTACCCAACAGCAAGCCGCGCTCCCGAACGGGATGTGCGGCTTGTTTCATTCGGAGATTGGTAGGAACTACGCGTTGACCAACTCGCCCTTGACGACTGGCGAACCGACCTTGAAGTCGAAGTCGCGGCGGGCGTCGTCGACAGTCACGTGGATCGTCTGGCCCGGCGTGAAGTCGCCGTTGAGGATGCGGACGGCCAGCGGGTTTTCGATCCGCCGCTGGATGAGCCGCTTGAGCGGGCGGGCACCGAACTGGGGGTCGTGGCCGTCGTCGGCGAGCAGAAGCTTGGCGTCGTCGGACAGCTCAAGTCCGAGCTCGCGGTCGGCCAACCGTTTCTTGAGACCAACCAACTGAACGTCGACGATCTTCGCCAACTGCTCCTTGCCCAACGGGTGGAACACGATCGTGTCGTCGATGCGGTTGAGGAACTCCGGGCGGAAGAAGGTCTTGAGCATCTGCCCGACCGCGGCCTCGACCTCGAACGCCGGGGCGTTCTGGGCGGTCAGCTCCTGAATCTTGTCGGAGCCGATGTTGGACGTCATGACGAGCACGGTGTTCTTGAAGTCGACCGTGCGGCCCTGCCCGTCGGTGAGCCGGCCGTCGTCGAGGACCTGCAACAGCACGTTGAACACGTCGCGGTGAGCTTTCTCGACTTCATCAAAAAGGATCACGCTGTACGGCTTGCGACGCACCGCTTCGGTGAGTCGGCCGCCCTCCTCGTAACCGACGTAGCCGGGGGGCGCACCGATCAGGCGGGCAACGCTGTGCTGTTCCATGAACTCCGACATGTCGATGCGGACCATCGCGTCGTCATCGTCGAAGAGGAACTCGGCGAGGGCCTTGCATAGCTCGGTCTTACCGACGCCGGTCGGACCAAGGAAGAGGAAGGAGCCGACCGGGCGATTCGGGTCGCCAAGCCCGGCGCGGTTGCGACGCACCGCGTCCGCGACGGCCTGCACCGCTTCGTCCTGCCCGATGACGCGGGCGTGCAAACGGTCCTCCATTTTCAGGAGTTTCTCGCGTTCACCTTCGAGCATCTTGTCGACGGGAATGCCGGTCCAGCGGGAGACGACTGACGCGACCTCGTCGCTGTCGACCTCTTCCTTGACGAGCGCTTCACCGGAGGAAAGCAGTTCTTCCAGGCGGGCCTCGGCGTCGTCAATCGCCTTGCGGGCCGCGGCGATCTCGCCGTACTGGATGCGAGCGGCAGTCTCCAGATCGCCCTTGCGCTGGGCCTGTTCGAGCTGCGTCTGCTTCTCACCGAGCTCGCGTTGGGCATCCTTGATCGCGTCCATCGCACCCTTCTCGTTCTCCCATTGGGCCTGCAGCTTCGCCTGCGTCTCACGCAGGTCGGCCAGATCCTTCTGAGTCTTTTCGAGTTGGGCCTTGCTCGCGTCGTCCTTCTCGTTCTTGAGCGCTTCGATCGCGATCTGGCGTTGCATGACTTCGCGGTTGACCTGGTCGAGCTCGGCGGGCATCGAATCGTTTTCGATACGCAGCCGCGACGCCGACTCGTCGATCAGGTCGATGGCCTTGTCCGGCAGGAAACGGTCCTGAATGTAGCGGTCCGAAAGCACCGCCGCCGACACGATCGCCGCATCGGTGATGCGCACGCCGTGGTGCGCTTCGTAGCGACCCTTGAGACCGCGCAAGATCGAGATCGTGTCCTCGACGGTCGGCTCGCCGACGACGATCGGCTGGAAGCGGCGCTCCAGCGCCGGGTCCTTCTCGACGTGCTGGCGGTATTCCTTGAGCGTGGTCGCACCGACACACCGCAGCTGCCCGCGGGCCAGCGCCGGCTTGAGCAGGTTACCTGCGTCGGCCGAGCCTTCGGTTTTGCCCGCACCGACGACCGTGTGCAGCTCGTCGATGAACAGGATGATCTGCCCGTCGCTATCCTGCACTTCCTTGATGACGGCCTTGAGGCGATCCTCAAACTCGCCGCGGTACTTCGCACCGGCGATCAGCGCGCCCATGTCAAGCGCGATGATCCGCTTGTTCTCCAGCGGCCCCGGCACGTCGCCGTCGAGGATGCGCTTGGCCAGCCCCTCGGCGATCGCCGTCTTACCGACACCCGGCTCACCAATGAGCACGGGGTTATTCTTGGTCCGCCGGGCCAGCACCTGCATCGTCCGGCGGATCTCGCCGTCGCGCCCGATGACCGGGTCGATCTTGCCCTGGCGGGCAAGTTCGACGAGGTCGTGGCCGTACTTCTTGAGCGCGTCGTACTTGGCTTCGGGATCTTGGTCAGTAACGCGTTGGCCGCCGCGGACTTCCTGCAGGGCGGCGAGCAACGCCGACTCCGTGGCGCCCAATTGATGCAGCAAGCCGGCCACGTCGCTTTTGGTCTTTGCGAGCGCGAGCAGGATGTGCTCGGTGCTGACGTACTCGTCGCGCAGCCGGTCAGCTTCCTGATGAGCCGTGCGGAAAACCTCCTGGCTTGCGCGGCTCATGCCCGTCTGTGTGCCGGTCGCCGACGGCTGTTTGCTCAGCGTGGCATCGACCGCGTCCCGCAGCGTCGGCAACTGCACGCCGACCTTCTGCAGCAACGGCGCGACGGTGCCGTCTTTTTCGTTGAGAAGCGCCGCGAGCACGTGGACAGGCGTGACCTCCGCATGCTCGCGGGACTGCGCCAGATCCACGCATCGCTGCACCGTTTCCTGTGCTTTGATGGTGAAATTCTGAATGTTCATACCTGTCGGATGGCAAGTCGCATACCAATGCAAAAGCGTTGATATTCGCGGGAAAATGACATTCGCCCCTGCCACGGATGGCATGAAAACACCGGCCCTGCCGAAACGGCGGGACCGGCGGGATTGCCTCCGGGCGGGTTGTGAGACCCGGCGACAGTCAGCCCTTTTTCTTCGAAGATTCCTTCGCCTTCTCGGCCCGGATGTAGCTCGACTGATAGAGCAGTCCGAACACGAACGGCACAAGCAGCGTGATCGGCAAAATCAGGTGCTGCTCGGCGAGCGTCGTTTGCAGCGGTCCGGCGATCGACCCGTTCTTGAACGCCAGCCCGAGCAGGCCGAAGACCAGCATCACACTCCCCTGGATACTCATGAAAAGCACGACCGAGGTGCGAAAGAGGATCAGACTCATCATGCCGAGAAAGATCATGCCGATGAGCCCGCCGGCAGTGGCGTAGGTCGGCTCATAGCCACTGGCATTCCAGACGGTTACCCCCAGCGTGAACCCGAGGATTCCCCCGACGACGGCGACGGCATACTTGAGCATCGGCCAAGTCAGCGCGGCCGCGACGAGCCCGCCAACGATGGCGGCCGGCATGGGTTGTCCGACCGAGTTGCCCACGAGCACCCCGCCCCAAATGCCGATGGCGATCGCGTTGAGCGTGACGAGGTATTTGTACAGGTAGGACCCGGTCGCGAGGTAAAGCGCTCCCACGATGGCGATCGCGGTCGCGACGCCCGCGTGCATGCTTTGCGTCCAGTTGAGCAGGTCCATTTGTGCCGGCCACTCGGTCCACGAGAAGCTGCCGAACGTCGCCGCGGCATCCGCAAAGGACGCGGCCGAGTCGGTCACGGCGTCGGCCGTGTTGGTCGACTCCGACGAGGCGATGGGTTGTTCGGCTACGGGTGCCATGTTCGAAGCTCATCGGCACTTGACCGACTTGTTCATTACCCGCCCTGTTACCGGACGCGGCATTGCTTACGATGCCAGGCCGTGACCGACGATCTGCAACAACTCCGACAACGCATCGACGCCCTCGACGCCCGCATCGTCGAGTTGCTCAACGAACGCGCTCAGGTCGTGATCGAAGTCGGCAAGCTCAAACAGCGCACCGGCGGCAGTATCTACGCACCGGATCGCGAGGTCGCCCTGCTCCGCCGGCTTGCGGAAATGAACACCGGGCCGCTGCCGCAGCGGACGCTCGAAGCGGTCTATCGCGAGCTCATGAGCGGCAGCTTCGCCCTCGAGAAACCCTTGCGTATCGCATATGTCGGCCCCGCCGGCGGCTTCGCCCATCAGGCGGCCGTCGGCAAGTTCGGCCGGAGCGTCGACTACGTCCCGCTGACCGACGTCGCGTCGGTCTTCAGCGAAGTGCAGCGGGGACACGCGGACTACGGCATGGTGCCCGCCGACGACGCAGCGGGTTCATTGGCCGAGACGCTCGACGCATTTCTCGCCGGGGCGGGCGGATCGGTCCGCCTGTTCGCCGAGGTTCCCACGGCGGTTCGGCATGACCTGCTGGCCAAGGAGTCATGGGCCGATGTGAAGGAAGTCGTCGCACGGCCCGAGGTCCTCGCGCAGTGCCGTGAGTGGCTCAGCAGCACCGCGCGGGATCGGAAGGTTCGTCCCGTTGCCACCGTTGCCGAGGCAGCACGGACGGCCGGCAGCGTACCGGGGGTCGCGGCAATCGCGCCAGCGATCTCCGCGGAACTACACGGACTAAAGGTGCTCTTCGAACACATCGCCGACGACCCCGACCGCGTCGCACGTTTCTTCGTCATCAGCAAGCAGGCCGCTCGAAAGAGCAACGACGACAAGACCGGCGTGCTTTTCCTCACCGCCGACAAACCCGGCGCGCTCGCCGACGTCCTCGACGCCTTTCGCAAGGTGGGCGTCAATCTCAGCGATCTTGAAAAACGCCCGACCGGCACGCGTCGCCAGCACTACGCGTTCTACCTCGATGCCGACGCCAACGTGGCCGACGAGCCCCTCACCCGAGCGTTGGCCGAAGCGGAAAAACACTGCCTCGAAATGCACATACTCGGTAGCTATCCACGGGCGGCGGAGGTGGTGTGAACGACAACGGCTTTCATCCGATCATTCGACTGCCCGAGCACTACGAGGTCTTCGACTTCACCGGCGGCTACGACCCGGACCGGCCGCGCATGGAATACGGCATCGGCCGGTATGACGAAGTCCGACCGGGGATGTACACGACCGCTCAGTTTGAGAACGTCCGCAACATCCACATGGGGATCGACATCGGCTGCCCAGCCGGTACGCCGGTGCATGCGTTCGACGACGGCGCACTCATTCTCCAACGCGACAACGACCAGCCGGGTGATTACGGCCCGACGCTCGTTTGCGAACACCAACTCGACGGCAAGCCGATCTACGTCCTGCTCGGCCACCTGACGCGAGCATCGCTGCACCTGCGGGAACTCGGCACGCCCATCCGCCGAGGCGACGTCCTCGGCCACGTCGGCGAGAAACATGAAAACGGCGGCTGGAACCCGCATGTCCACATCCAACTCGCGACCGACCGCCCGAACACCGCCGACATGCCCGGTGCGGTCAGCAAGGAGGATCGGGCCGGGGCGCGACGACAACACCCCGACCCACGACGGCTCCTCGGACCGATCTACTGATTGCCGAACCGCGTTGCGGAGCAACGCAGCTGAGAAGAACTAAGAACACACCCATCGCGCCTAGTTGCGTTGCTCCGCAACGCGGTTATCAGCGAAATAGGTTTCGCGCAGCCCGGCAAGGAAATGCCCGAGCGGTCGGCGGAGGTTGCCGCAGTCGGCGGCGCTGGCCTCGGCCACCCCGAGGTGCTCGGTGATCAGCGAGCGGGTGTCGCCCACCGCCGTCGTGGTCAACACGTCGCTGCGGAGCGACTCGGCCAGGGCGAGGCG
This is a stretch of genomic DNA from Planctomycetota bacterium. It encodes these proteins:
- a CDS encoding Rrf2 family transcriptional regulator encodes the protein MLRLSKRTEHGLRAAVQLARLASDTYVQSRDLAAAEDLPTKFLESILLLLRRGGVLESKVGSGGGYKLTRPANDIRVGELIRLLENQEDAAPANAPTSVGGRAVALLHQKLDDAAGDALDAMTLADLVQEASVTGEAMWFI
- a CDS encoding spondin domain-containing protein, producing MIRSSAIAAAAVLATASLAAAQDVTVTIENLQGAGGLPLTPTFVGLHDGSFDLFDPGSAVSVGLEEVAELGSTATLAGELPAGAVTGDITFGAPPTIDPGETGSITLDSAGNRFLNFAAMVVPSNDLFVGNPTPIEIFDDMGNFNGPITITLFGSQVWDAGTEVNDFSNGPAFVAGVDATLGAEQNGVASLLFDDPAASAYLASIIGADTPVGEIAQTFDSSTALYRVTIVPEPGSIAGLALGGLFLRRRR
- a CDS encoding cytochrome c biogenesis protein CcdA; the protein is MRFAKSSWLATIAVLWVSAVAFAQPAPPPEARPTIDVALNTTAIQPGQQTVIAVVIDVPADHYAQADTATNRDLGLIPLEVTVETGDTAIVYETIKPQPTAKDIPNVGTADIYDGRFILYVPVQVAEPVASPVEWSVGVRYQICNKAGLCYPPTLETFTLAPEVGASVAPANTELFANFDPTVWASLVPAPAKPDESKPNEASADRSTLVWFGLAFVAGIMFNVVPCVLPVLPLKIMGFFEAAKHDRAKCVTLSLFFAVGMIAVFAALGLLLLVFGAIGSWGEIFSKPWFVWPIVTLLVIAAVGTFGLFATSLPKSVYAFSPKHDTYGGNVAWGAFTAVLSTPCTFGLFAGALAWAITQPAWLGVLLLVMVGVGMSAPYVVLSCFPEIARKFPRTGGWPEAVKQAMAFLLLATAAFFARPLLPDPIGGDAWWYVIFGLLAAGLIFLVVRGGMLVGWRKPSLYAVAGVVAVLLVPTFVFARQFANPPVGWVEFSDEALGDALGTGDPVLVKYTADWCANCQVVERRVFGNQEQLDAWRDEFGLTLIKADLTTSGAAGWPSLVELNPSRSIPFTAVYVDGEVRELVGIYSSEDLRSALQ
- the clpB gene encoding ATP-dependent chaperone ClpB, with translation MNIQNFTIKAQETVQRCVDLAQSREHAEVTPVHVLAALLNEKDGTVAPLLQKVGVQLPTLRDAVDATLSKQPSATGTQTGMSRASQEVFRTAHQEADRLRDEYVSTEHILLALAKTKSDVAGLLHQLGATESALLAALQEVRGGQRVTDQDPEAKYDALKKYGHDLVELARQGKIDPVIGRDGEIRRTMQVLARRTKNNPVLIGEPGVGKTAIAEGLAKRILDGDVPGPLENKRIIALDMGALIAGAKYRGEFEDRLKAVIKEVQDSDGQIILFIDELHTVVGAGKTEGSADAGNLLKPALARGQLRCVGATTLKEYRQHVEKDPALERRFQPIVVGEPTVEDTISILRGLKGRYEAHHGVRITDAAIVSAAVLSDRYIQDRFLPDKAIDLIDESASRLRIENDSMPAELDQVNREVMQRQIAIEALKNEKDDASKAQLEKTQKDLADLRETQAKLQAQWENEKGAMDAIKDAQRELGEKQTQLEQAQRKGDLETAARIQYGEIAAARKAIDDAEARLEELLSSGEALVKEEVDSDEVASVVSRWTGIPVDKMLEGEREKLLKMEDRLHARVIGQDEAVQAVADAVRRNRAGLGDPNRPVGSFLFLGPTGVGKTELCKALAEFLFDDDDAMVRIDMSEFMEQHSVARLIGAPPGYVGYEEGGRLTEAVRRKPYSVILFDEVEKAHRDVFNVLLQVLDDGRLTDGQGRTVDFKNTVLVMTSNIGSDKIQELTAQNAPAFEVEAAVGQMLKTFFRPEFLNRIDDTIVFHPLGKEQLAKIVDVQLVGLKKRLADRELGLELSDDAKLLLADDGHDPQFGARPLKRLIQRRIENPLAVRILNGDFTPGQTIHVTVDDARRDFDFKVGSPVVKGELVNA
- a CDS encoding sigma-70 family RNA polymerase sigma factor — encoded protein: MSGPPDPISDDARLAEWWADHASEMRAFAARRIGEQAEDVVQDVFVAAANELQKNGAPDHARGFLFTILRRRVVDHLRSVGRARDHEAKIADALKEPTPFRDGIWAGPVMPWRADPAQVAESTEFWAALQSAVDGLPEPMRQVFVFREFDKLPTAEVCDLLGITQGNLWTLLHRARLRLREQLGTFFTDTQ
- a CDS encoding retroviral-like aspartic protease family protein; its protein translation is MGLTYADVEIRDLDQKHPAFSGRFLVDTGAVECVVNADDLRDAGVMPEGRKQYELADGSLREMDYGFARIKVRGAETVSEVVFAPAKSEPILGVVVMELLGLVVDPRTNTLKKLAAVSLK
- the pheA gene encoding chorismate mutase, translating into MTDDLQQLRQRIDALDARIVELLNERAQVVIEVGKLKQRTGGSIYAPDREVALLRRLAEMNTGPLPQRTLEAVYRELMSGSFALEKPLRIAYVGPAGGFAHQAAVGKFGRSVDYVPLTDVASVFSEVQRGHADYGMVPADDAAGSLAETLDAFLAGAGGSVRLFAEVPTAVRHDLLAKESWADVKEVVARPEVLAQCREWLSSTARDRKVRPVATVAEAARTAGSVPGVAAIAPAISAELHGLKVLFEHIADDPDRVARFFVISKQAARKSNDDKTGVLFLTADKPGALADVLDAFRKVGVNLSDLEKRPTGTRRQHYAFYLDADANVADEPLTRALAEAEKHCLEMHILGSYPRAAEVV
- a CDS encoding superoxide dismutase; the encoded protein is MPKIEHKPLPYAYDALEPHIDARTMEIHHGKHYKAYVDKYNDAVAKHGLEDKALHELLPNDLAAVPDDIKTAVRNNGGGAHNHALFWEIMGPDGGGEPKGELASAIDKTFGSFDAFKSKFNDAAATRFGSGWAWLIKKGADLEVISTPNQDSPLMMNAFPVMGLDVWEHAYYLNYQNKRPDYINAFWNVVNWEAVGARYDRAE
- a CDS encoding peptidoglycan DD-metalloendopeptidase family protein, which encodes MNDNGFHPIIRLPEHYEVFDFTGGYDPDRPRMEYGIGRYDEVRPGMYTTAQFENVRNIHMGIDIGCPAGTPVHAFDDGALILQRDNDQPGDYGPTLVCEHQLDGKPIYVLLGHLTRASLHLRELGTPIRRGDVLGHVGEKHENGGWNPHVHIQLATDRPNTADMPGAVSKEDRAGARRQHPDPRRLLGPIY